A single window of Nicotiana sylvestris chromosome 3, ASM39365v2, whole genome shotgun sequence DNA harbors:
- the LOC104212140 gene encoding cytochrome c-like: MASFAEAPPGNEAAGAKIFKTKCAQCHTVEQGAGHKQGPNLNGLFGRQSGTTAGYSYSAANKNMAVMWEEKTLYDYLLNPKKYIPGTKMVFPGLKKPQERADLIAYLKSATA; the protein is encoded by the exons ATGGCATCTTTCGCAGAGGCACCACCAGGTAACGAAGCAGCAGGGGCAAAGATCTTCAAGACCAAGTGTGCTCAATGCCATACTGTGGAACAAGGTGCTGGTCATAAACAAG GACCTAATTTGAATGGACTTTTTGGAAGGCAGTCTGGAACTACTGCTGGTTACTCCTACTCTGCTGCCAATAAGAATATGGCTGTGATGTGGGAAGAAAAGACTTTGTATGATTATTTGCTCAACCCCAAGAAG TACATACCTGGAACAAAGATGGTTTTCCCTGGTTTGAAGAAGCCACAGGAGCGTGCAGACCTCATTGCCTACCTGAAATCTGCTACTGCCTAA
- the LOC104212138 gene encoding uncharacterized protein isoform X2, producing the protein MDSSNLTSLPEEGSEETHNLHSAFSSIPARLPSQTSSQKYAPLDWSDYFDREDDIQIPDSDDVFHVYMAGTEGPVVFCLHGGGYCGLSFALAASKLKEKARIVAMDLRGHGKSATQNDVDLSIKTLCGDVFSVLKTMYGDAPPAIVLVGHSMGGAVAVDVAAKKSLPSLAGLVVVDVVEIEWSVKSGSLRNIDSARVSIPNTLKYDESKKCYTHRARLEETEQYWREWYEGLSEKFLSSPVPKILLLAGTDRLDRALTIGQMQGKFQMVVVRHTGHAIQEDVPDEFATLLLNFISHNRIGPHGIEIPGLRRPPRSKP; encoded by the exons ATGGATTCATCAAACCTTACATCACTTCCAGAAGAAGGCTCAGAAGAAACCCATAATCTCCATTCTGCCTTTTCTTCTATCCCTGCTCGCCTTCCCAGTCA GACATCTTCACAGAAATATGCACCTTTAGATTGGTCAGATTATTTCGATCGAGAAGATGATATTCAGATCCCAGACTCAGATGAT GTATTTCATGTTTATATGGCAGGGACTGAAGGGCCTGTTGTTTTTTGCCTGCATGGTGGTGGTTATTGCGG GCTCTCATTTGCATTGGCAGCAAGCAAACTTAAGGAGAAAGCTAGGATAGTAGCCATGGATCTCAGGGGACATGGAAAGTCAGCTACACAAAATGACGTTGATTTGTCCATTAAG ACGCTATGCGGTGATGTGTTTTCTGTTTTGAAGACAATGTATGGAGATGCTCCGCCTGCAATTGTTCTTGTTGGCCACAG TATGGGAGGTGCAGTTGCAGTTGACGTTGCTGCAAAAAAATCACTTCCAAGTTTGGCTGGCTTGGTGGTTGTGGACGTTGTTGAG ATTGAATGGAGTGTCAAATCAGGCTCTTTGAGAAATATTGACTCTGCTCGTGTATCAATCCCCAACACATTGAAATATGATGAATCAAAAAAATG TTACACGCATAGAGCAAGACTGGAAGAAACTGAGCAGTATTGGAGAGAATG GTACGAAGGCCTTTCAGAAAAGTTTTTGTCATCTCCTGTTCCAAAGATATTGCTGTTAGCAGGGACAGACAGACTTGACAG AGCCCTCACAATAGGTCAAATGCAAGGGAAGTTCCAAATGGTGGTTGTCAGACACACAGGCCACGCTATACAG GAAGATGTTCCTGATGAATTTGCTACTTTGCTACTCAATTTCATTTCCCATAATCGAATAGGCCCACATGGAATTGAG ATACCTGGACTTCGTCGACCCCCTCGGTCAAAACCTTGA
- the LOC104212138 gene encoding uncharacterized protein isoform X1, which translates to MDSSNLTSLPEEGSEETHNLHSAFSSIPARLPSQTSSQKYAPLDWSDYFDREDDIQIPDSDDVFHVYMAGTEGPVVFCLHGGGYCGLSFALAASKLKEKARIVAMDLRGHGKSATQNDVDLSIKTLCGDVFSVLKTMYGDAPPAIVLVGHSMGGAVAVDVAAKKSLPSLAGLVVVDVVEGSAMASLIHMQKILSNRMQHFSTPEKAIEWSVKSGSLRNIDSARVSIPNTLKYDESKKCYTHRARLEETEQYWREWYEGLSEKFLSSPVPKILLLAGTDRLDRALTIGQMQGKFQMVVVRHTGHAIQEDVPDEFATLLLNFISHNRIGPHGIEIPGLRRPPRSKP; encoded by the exons ATGGATTCATCAAACCTTACATCACTTCCAGAAGAAGGCTCAGAAGAAACCCATAATCTCCATTCTGCCTTTTCTTCTATCCCTGCTCGCCTTCCCAGTCA GACATCTTCACAGAAATATGCACCTTTAGATTGGTCAGATTATTTCGATCGAGAAGATGATATTCAGATCCCAGACTCAGATGAT GTATTTCATGTTTATATGGCAGGGACTGAAGGGCCTGTTGTTTTTTGCCTGCATGGTGGTGGTTATTGCGG GCTCTCATTTGCATTGGCAGCAAGCAAACTTAAGGAGAAAGCTAGGATAGTAGCCATGGATCTCAGGGGACATGGAAAGTCAGCTACACAAAATGACGTTGATTTGTCCATTAAG ACGCTATGCGGTGATGTGTTTTCTGTTTTGAAGACAATGTATGGAGATGCTCCGCCTGCAATTGTTCTTGTTGGCCACAG TATGGGAGGTGCAGTTGCAGTTGACGTTGCTGCAAAAAAATCACTTCCAAGTTTGGCTGGCTTGGTGGTTGTGGACGTTGTTGAG GGTTCAGCAATGGCATCGTTGATTCATATGCAGAAGATTCTGTCGAACAGAATGCAGCATTTCTCTACCCCTGAAAAAGCG ATTGAATGGAGTGTCAAATCAGGCTCTTTGAGAAATATTGACTCTGCTCGTGTATCAATCCCCAACACATTGAAATATGATGAATCAAAAAAATG TTACACGCATAGAGCAAGACTGGAAGAAACTGAGCAGTATTGGAGAGAATG GTACGAAGGCCTTTCAGAAAAGTTTTTGTCATCTCCTGTTCCAAAGATATTGCTGTTAGCAGGGACAGACAGACTTGACAG AGCCCTCACAATAGGTCAAATGCAAGGGAAGTTCCAAATGGTGGTTGTCAGACACACAGGCCACGCTATACAG GAAGATGTTCCTGATGAATTTGCTACTTTGCTACTCAATTTCATTTCCCATAATCGAATAGGCCCACATGGAATTGAG ATACCTGGACTTCGTCGACCCCCTCGGTCAAAACCTTGA
- the LOC104212138 gene encoding uncharacterized protein isoform X3, with protein MAGTEGPVVFCLHGGGYCGLSFALAASKLKEKARIVAMDLRGHGKSATQNDVDLSIKTLCGDVFSVLKTMYGDAPPAIVLVGHSMGGAVAVDVAAKKSLPSLAGLVVVDVVEGSAMASLIHMQKILSNRMQHFSTPEKAIEWSVKSGSLRNIDSARVSIPNTLKYDESKKCYTHRARLEETEQYWREWYEGLSEKFLSSPVPKILLLAGTDRLDRALTIGQMQGKFQMVVVRHTGHAIQEDVPDEFATLLLNFISHNRIGPHGIEIPGLRRPPRSKP; from the exons ATGGCAGGGACTGAAGGGCCTGTTGTTTTTTGCCTGCATGGTGGTGGTTATTGCGG GCTCTCATTTGCATTGGCAGCAAGCAAACTTAAGGAGAAAGCTAGGATAGTAGCCATGGATCTCAGGGGACATGGAAAGTCAGCTACACAAAATGACGTTGATTTGTCCATTAAG ACGCTATGCGGTGATGTGTTTTCTGTTTTGAAGACAATGTATGGAGATGCTCCGCCTGCAATTGTTCTTGTTGGCCACAG TATGGGAGGTGCAGTTGCAGTTGACGTTGCTGCAAAAAAATCACTTCCAAGTTTGGCTGGCTTGGTGGTTGTGGACGTTGTTGAG GGTTCAGCAATGGCATCGTTGATTCATATGCAGAAGATTCTGTCGAACAGAATGCAGCATTTCTCTACCCCTGAAAAAGCG ATTGAATGGAGTGTCAAATCAGGCTCTTTGAGAAATATTGACTCTGCTCGTGTATCAATCCCCAACACATTGAAATATGATGAATCAAAAAAATG TTACACGCATAGAGCAAGACTGGAAGAAACTGAGCAGTATTGGAGAGAATG GTACGAAGGCCTTTCAGAAAAGTTTTTGTCATCTCCTGTTCCAAAGATATTGCTGTTAGCAGGGACAGACAGACTTGACAG AGCCCTCACAATAGGTCAAATGCAAGGGAAGTTCCAAATGGTGGTTGTCAGACACACAGGCCACGCTATACAG GAAGATGTTCCTGATGAATTTGCTACTTTGCTACTCAATTTCATTTCCCATAATCGAATAGGCCCACATGGAATTGAG ATACCTGGACTTCGTCGACCCCCTCGGTCAAAACCTTGA